GGCAGTCTTCCTGGTGCCGCTGCTGGCCTTCATGGAGACCTGCGTCGGCGTGGGCCTGTTCGTCCCCGCCATGCTGCTGGTCGTCGTCACTTCGGTCTTCTACGCCAATGACTGGGCGAATCTCTGGATCATGGCGTCCATGGCGATGGTGGGCTCGTCGCTGGGCGATCACGTGGGCTTTTACGCGGGCCGCGCGATCGGCCATCGCATTCATGGCTGGCGCATCATCCAGCGCAACGCGAAACGCTGGGAACGCACGGAGACAATGGTGCGGCGGTACGGCGTTTTCGCCATCTTCATCGGGCGTTTCATCCCG
This genomic stretch from Halofilum ochraceum harbors:
- a CDS encoding DedA family protein; this translates as MIDSILAWASEHREQAVFLVPLLAFMETCVGVGLFVPAMLLVVVTSVFYANDWANLWIMASMAMVGSSLGDHVGFYAGRAIGHRIHGWRIIQRNAKRWERTETMVRRYGVFAIFIGRFIPAIRSLVPAMMGVTEFERARYTVFDVAACSLWALGLVAIVQGAYRLFLPS